Proteins from a single region of Lysinibacillus sp. JNUCC-52:
- a CDS encoding N-acetylmannosamine-6-phosphate 2-epimerase, producing the protein MNKKQKVFDEIKRQLIVSCQALPEEPLHSSFIMGKMAYAAMLGGAKGIRANSIEDIREIKNMVDLPIIGIIKKTTDGSDVCITPTIQEVELLYQEGVDIIALDATKRIRPDGTTISELFPEIRKKYKDQIFMADCSTFEEAKEAYELGFDCLGTTLSGYTEYTNDKKLPDLELINRLIQNFPIPVIAEGGIWTPDELKRVFDLGVHTAVVGTAITRPMEITKRFVSAIQ; encoded by the coding sequence ATGAATAAAAAACAGAAAGTTTTTGATGAAATTAAAAGACAACTGATTGTTTCATGTCAGGCACTTCCAGAAGAACCTCTTCATAGCTCTTTTATTATGGGGAAAATGGCGTATGCGGCGATGCTTGGAGGGGCTAAGGGAATTAGAGCAAATAGTATTGAAGATATTAGAGAAATAAAGAATATGGTTGACCTACCCATTATTGGTATTATTAAAAAAACAACTGACGGATCTGACGTGTGTATCACACCGACAATTCAAGAGGTCGAGTTGCTTTACCAAGAGGGGGTAGATATTATCGCGCTTGATGCAACGAAAAGAATTAGACCTGATGGCACTACAATAAGCGAATTATTCCCTGAAATTAGAAAGAAATATAAAGATCAAATTTTTATGGCGGATTGCTCAACGTTTGAAGAGGCTAAAGAGGCGTATGAATTAGGTTTTGATTGCTTAGGTACAACATTGAGTGGTTATACAGAGTATACAAATGATAAAAAATTACCTGATTTAGAGTTAATTAATAGACTAATTCAAAATTTCCCTATTCCTGTCATCGCTGAGGGCGGCATTTGGACGCCAGACGAACTAAAGCGTGTTTTTGATCTTGGTGTTCATACAGCAGTCGTAGGTACTGCTATTACAAGACCGATGGAAATTACTAAAAGATTTGTAAGTGCGATTCAATAA
- a CDS encoding PucR family transcriptional regulator: MLEKLENLFQTAFTTTYNAQDNNRYWFQTEDGKKFGIVKTALSNSEHNLLKTLFHPIETLNVEQNNTKNQQRWYDFLFNDAKEVPFLQDVKTLRFFYFYLKQPIDDFNSFKEAIIGGFQQPIILMINETQGLIIDEKPQVVFDQESFNQLSDTLTSDFFVKIDSYIGQLHQVNHLLKEKFNYEFQCFNTIHRYANREKTITFYEALPLLMIQSPSCVKKDILSDLFIESIQAQEMLHTIQVFLQCNLNASLTAKKLYIHRNSLQYRLDKFIENTGIDIRSFANAAFVSLAMILLKSENYQ; the protein is encoded by the coding sequence ATGCTTGAAAAACTAGAAAATCTTTTTCAAACGGCTTTTACGACTACATATAATGCGCAAGATAATAATCGATATTGGTTCCAAACAGAAGATGGTAAGAAATTTGGCATCGTTAAAACTGCCCTATCCAATTCCGAACATAATTTGTTAAAAACTTTATTCCATCCTATTGAGACTCTTAATGTCGAACAAAATAATACGAAAAATCAACAGCGATGGTATGATTTTTTATTTAATGATGCAAAAGAGGTACCATTTTTACAGGATGTAAAAACATTACGTTTTTTTTATTTCTATCTGAAACAACCCATTGATGATTTTAACAGTTTTAAAGAAGCGATTATTGGCGGATTTCAGCAACCCATTATTTTAATGATTAATGAAACACAAGGTTTGATAATAGATGAAAAGCCACAAGTAGTTTTCGATCAAGAGTCATTCAATCAACTAAGTGACACGTTAACTAGTGATTTTTTTGTTAAAATTGATAGTTATATTGGCCAACTACACCAAGTTAATCATCTACTAAAAGAAAAATTTAATTATGAATTTCAATGCTTTAATACAATTCATCGATATGCAAATCGTGAAAAAACGATTACGTTTTACGAAGCTTTACCACTATTAATGATTCAGTCGCCGTCATGCGTAAAAAAGGATATACTATCTGATCTTTTTATAGAAAGTATCCAAGCGCAAGAGATGCTTCATACGATTCAAGTTTTTTTACAATGTAATTTAAATGCTTCTTTAACAGCCAAAAAGCTGTACATCCATCGCAATAGCTTGCAGTATCGATTGGATAAATTTATTGAAAACACTGGAATAGATATTCGTTCCTTCGCAAACGCTGCTTTTGTTTCTCTTGCTATGATACTGTTGAAATCTGAAAATTATCAATAG
- a CDS encoding carbohydrate ABC transporter permease, with product MLRKKNKRKREKIEIVTNCIVIFFAVLSLFPLYWLVTSSLKNSADVVKMPPDWFPKSLNFSNYVDVFNNQPALTWTYNSLFVALMSTFALIVVSSLAAYAFSQLKFKGKNVIFIIFISSLMIPKEVMIVPLFRIIQDFNMVNTLSGMIWPNVATAFGVFLLKGFFDTIPDSLREAAKIDGASEFRIFYKIMLPLVKPGIGALFILNFVQVWNDYLWQLVVGQDVNSKTLMVGIATLMQDLNPNFAYKMAGATVAAIPMLLIFIFFQKYFTKGITIGADK from the coding sequence ATGTTAAGAAAAAAGAACAAGAGAAAAAGAGAAAAAATAGAAATTGTAACAAACTGTATTGTTATATTTTTCGCTGTTTTAAGTCTTTTTCCATTATATTGGCTTGTGACGAGTTCTTTAAAGAACAGTGCTGATGTTGTGAAAATGCCACCAGATTGGTTTCCTAAAAGCTTAAACTTTAGTAACTATGTAGATGTCTTTAATAATCAGCCTGCGCTAACATGGACGTATAATAGTTTATTTGTAGCGTTGATGTCTACATTTGCTTTAATTGTTGTTAGCTCCCTTGCAGCGTATGCATTTTCACAGCTAAAATTTAAAGGGAAAAATGTTATTTTCATTATTTTTATTTCAAGTTTAATGATTCCAAAGGAAGTTATGATTGTTCCGCTGTTTAGAATTATTCAAGACTTTAATATGGTAAATACGTTAAGTGGCATGATTTGGCCTAACGTAGCTACAGCATTTGGTGTGTTTTTACTGAAAGGATTTTTTGATACCATTCCTGATTCATTACGTGAAGCTGCAAAAATTGATGGTGCCAGCGAATTTCGTATATTTTATAAAATTATGCTGCCATTAGTGAAACCTGGTATTGGAGCATTATTTATTCTTAATTTTGTTCAAGTTTGGAATGATTACTTATGGCAACTCGTTGTAGGTCAAGATGTTAACTCAAAAACACTAATGGTAGGAATTGCAACTTTAATGCAAGACTTGAATCCAAACTTTGCTTATAAGATGGCAGGTGCTACTGTAGCAGCAATTCCGATGCTACTAATATTTATTTTCTTCCAGAAGTATTTTACAAAAGGAATTACGATTGGGGCAGATAAGTAA
- a CDS encoding ABC transporter ATP-binding protein → MAELKLQHIFKIYDKNVTAVKDFNLDIEDKEFIVFVGPSGCGKSTTLRMVAGLEEISEGDLIIDGKRMNDVAPKDRDIAMVFQNYALYPHMSVFENMAFGLKLRKLPKDEINRRVNEAARILGLEEYLNRKPKALSGGQRQRVALGRAIVRDAKVFLMDEPLSNLDAKLRVQMRAEITKLHQRLQTTTIYVTHDQTEAMTMATRLVVMKDGIIQQVGAPKEVYEQPNNVFVGGFIGSPAMNFFTGTLTDGKFHIGNTSITVPQERMKDLLAQGYNNKEVIMGIRPEDFHDEQAFIESTPGSRVDVTIEVAELMGAEIMLYSQIEGHQFIARVDSNATAKPGQVLPLALDMNKVHFFDKDTENRIIPGNSGQNKGNEGTEKPVIVG, encoded by the coding sequence TTGGCAGAATTAAAATTACAACATATTTTTAAAATTTACGACAAAAATGTCACGGCGGTAAAGGATTTCAATCTTGATATTGAAGATAAGGAATTTATTGTATTCGTAGGTCCTTCAGGTTGTGGTAAATCTACTACATTGCGTATGGTTGCTGGTTTAGAAGAAATCTCAGAGGGAGATTTAATCATTGATGGAAAGCGAATGAATGATGTAGCGCCTAAAGATCGTGATATCGCCATGGTATTCCAAAACTATGCCCTATACCCGCATATGAGCGTATTTGAAAATATGGCATTTGGCTTAAAGCTGCGCAAATTACCGAAAGATGAAATTAATCGCCGCGTGAACGAGGCAGCGCGTATCTTAGGGCTGGAAGAATACTTAAATCGTAAACCGAAAGCACTTTCAGGTGGTCAACGTCAACGTGTCGCTTTAGGACGTGCCATCGTGCGTGATGCAAAAGTCTTTTTAATGGATGAGCCTTTATCAAACTTGGATGCGAAACTTCGCGTACAAATGCGTGCTGAAATCACAAAACTTCATCAACGCTTACAAACAACGACAATTTACGTGACACATGACCAAACAGAAGCCATGACAATGGCTACTCGCCTCGTTGTTATGAAAGATGGCATTATTCAACAAGTAGGTGCACCAAAAGAAGTGTATGAGCAACCGAATAATGTATTTGTCGGCGGCTTTATCGGCTCCCCTGCTATGAACTTCTTTACAGGTACACTTACAGATGGCAAATTCCACATTGGGAATACGTCCATTACTGTGCCACAAGAAAGAATGAAAGACTTACTTGCGCAAGGCTATAACAATAAAGAAGTTATTATGGGTATTCGTCCTGAAGATTTCCACGATGAACAAGCATTTATCGAATCAACTCCAGGTTCAAGAGTCGATGTAACAATTGAAGTAGCTGAATTAATGGGCGCAGAGATTATGCTCTATTCACAAATTGAAGGTCATCAATTTATTGCACGTGTAGATTCCAATGCCACTGCTAAACCAGGCCAAGTATTGCCACTGGCATTGGATATGAACAAAGTCCACTTCTTCGATAAAGATACGGAGAATCGTATTATTCCAGGTAATAGTGGACAAAACAAAGGCAACGAAGGCACTGAAAAGCCTGTTATTGTTGGCTAA
- a CDS encoding YezD family protein produces MSQLSKIDDKKLEVIAKAIQNLEFGEVQITIQDGVIVQINRLEKQRFPQKK; encoded by the coding sequence ATGTCTCAACTGTCAAAGATTGATGATAAGAAGTTAGAAGTAATTGCGAAGGCCATTCAAAATTTAGAATTTGGGGAAGTGCAAATTACTATTCAAGATGGTGTGATTGTCCAAATTAATCGACTTGAAAAGCAAAGATTTCCACAGAAAAAGTGA
- a CDS encoding carbohydrate ABC transporter permease: MKINKKSFKENMTGYLFIGPQILLFLVFLVYPIIEGIRLSLFKINYQNEIFVGFENYRKLFSDPVFVQSTINTIIFVVFIVALTVIFALFVASTVFDKNAKYVSFIQGAYYIPVMVSMVVMSMIWSFLLNPANGLIPFIARKMETSVNFLGDTHWVLPVIIFVTFATNVGQAIILYIASMIGVQKELFEAAEVDGASRLKIIFKIIIPMVKPTTIYIIIMNIIAVLKIFVVIQLLTGGGPNNASTTLMYYLYNNAFKYNQLGIASAVGVIMFLITLVLSTPQLRAMFKKN; encoded by the coding sequence ATGAAAATCAATAAAAAATCTTTTAAAGAAAATATGACAGGATACTTGTTTATCGGACCCCAAATTTTACTGTTTTTAGTTTTTTTAGTTTACCCTATCATTGAAGGGATTCGCTTAAGCTTATTTAAGATTAACTATCAAAATGAAATATTTGTAGGGTTTGAAAACTATCGAAAATTGTTTAGCGATCCTGTCTTCGTTCAATCTACAATCAACACCATTATTTTTGTTGTATTCATTGTGGCATTAACAGTCATTTTCGCTCTGTTTGTTGCCTCTACAGTTTTTGATAAAAATGCAAAATACGTGTCCTTTATACAAGGAGCATATTATATTCCAGTCATGGTTTCGATGGTTGTTATGAGTATGATTTGGAGTTTTTTGCTAAATCCTGCCAATGGTCTTATACCATTTATAGCGAGAAAAATGGAAACCTCAGTTAACTTTTTAGGGGATACACATTGGGTACTTCCAGTAATTATTTTTGTAACCTTTGCAACAAATGTAGGGCAGGCAATCATTCTTTATATTGCCTCTATGATTGGTGTGCAAAAGGAACTTTTTGAAGCCGCAGAAGTGGATGGTGCAAGCCGATTGAAAATAATATTCAAGATTATTATTCCAATGGTAAAACCAACAACGATTTACATTATTATTATGAACATTATTGCTGTACTCAAAATATTTGTCGTTATACAGCTATTAACAGGTGGGGGTCCAAACAACGCCTCAACGACACTTATGTATTACTTATATAATAATGCATTCAAGTATAATCAGCTTGGTATTGCTTCTGCAGTAGGTGTAATTATGTTCCTCATTACATTAGTGTTATCTACTCCACAGCTAAGAGCTATGTTTAAGAAGAATTAG
- a CDS encoding ABC transporter substrate-binding protein produces MFKRRYLATTIAILFVLSVLAGCTSNSTDSSKSSSSDEVELKVWLTPQWKGVLDSSEDGADYDSFFKHAGERFAAEYKDHKVKVNVEVIAGDQRDELLNVSLNGGTPPDVFFESVFAMGDYAHRGALVPLNDIVDDESKSDIAQGYWDSVTFGDDVYFFPFSHNPGTLTYNADMFKAAGLDEYIGGEHEIKTWTLADYEKILNKLKTDLPKDKYSNAYPMGLYALNNQGDTWNLAYLRMFGNQFFDNNGNLIIDDANGVKAANWLKKIYDEGLTNPGAESVSSNDVNAMFQNQQLAISFTNAILFNNALADMESGKAPKFDIRLANIPSDGGDPLTFTYVTGAAVFDTKDETRIKISKDFVKFISTDPELVKASKNGVPVRTTVADEFKSEKPYFEAYSANDPYMFNFTGNVPGYSQLRQVLYPELQALYTGGKTAEEAVKDYQTKGNKVIDESKEDSVIYNK; encoded by the coding sequence ATGTTTAAAAGGCGTTATCTAGCAACCACAATAGCAATTTTGTTTGTACTCTCAGTGCTAGCAGGTTGTACAAGTAATTCTACAGATAGTTCTAAATCTAGTTCTTCTGATGAGGTCGAACTAAAAGTTTGGTTAACTCCACAATGGAAAGGTGTTTTAGATTCTTCTGAAGATGGAGCAGATTATGATAGCTTTTTCAAACATGCAGGGGAGCGATTCGCTGCTGAGTATAAAGACCACAAAGTAAAAGTTAATGTAGAAGTTATTGCAGGAGATCAACGTGATGAGCTATTGAACGTAAGTCTTAATGGGGGAACACCTCCAGATGTATTTTTTGAAAGCGTGTTTGCTATGGGGGACTATGCTCATCGAGGTGCACTAGTACCATTAAATGATATCGTTGATGATGAATCGAAAAGTGATATTGCACAAGGGTATTGGGACAGCGTGACATTCGGTGATGATGTTTATTTCTTCCCATTTTCTCATAACCCAGGTACTTTAACGTACAACGCAGATATGTTTAAAGCTGCTGGATTAGATGAGTACATTGGTGGAGAGCATGAAATCAAAACTTGGACTCTAGCAGATTATGAAAAAATTCTAAACAAGTTAAAAACAGATTTACCAAAAGATAAATATTCAAATGCGTATCCAATGGGATTATACGCGCTAAATAATCAAGGTGATACTTGGAATCTTGCTTATTTAAGAATGTTTGGTAATCAGTTCTTTGATAACAATGGAAATTTAATCATTGATGACGCAAATGGTGTAAAAGCTGCAAATTGGTTAAAGAAAATATATGATGAGGGCTTAACAAACCCAGGTGCAGAATCTGTTTCTTCAAACGATGTGAATGCGATGTTCCAAAATCAACAACTTGCAATTAGTTTTACAAACGCAATTTTATTTAATAATGCATTGGCTGATATGGAAAGTGGAAAAGCGCCTAAGTTTGATATTAGACTGGCTAATATTCCATCTGATGGTGGGGACCCATTAACATTTACTTATGTAACAGGCGCAGCTGTATTTGATACAAAAGATGAAACAAGAATTAAAATTAGTAAGGATTTCGTGAAATTTATTTCAACAGATCCTGAACTTGTGAAAGCATCTAAAAATGGTGTACCAGTTAGAACAACGGTTGCCGATGAGTTTAAATCAGAAAAGCCTTACTTCGAGGCGTATTCTGCAAATGATCCGTACATGTTTAATTTCACTGGAAATGTACCAGGATACAGCCAATTAAGACAAGTTTTATATCCAGAATTACAAGCTTTATATACTGGTGGTAAAACGGCAGAAGAAGCTGTGAAAGATTACCAAACAAAAGGTAATAAAGTTATTGATGAATCGAAAGAAGACTCTGTAATTTATAATAAATAG
- a CDS encoding flavin reductase family protein → MTDKVTAFKQALGNYPTGVTVVTAYNDVNEPIGLTVNSFASVSIDPLLILWSLDKKSQLHPLFCNADKFAVNILANDQTQLCTVFSSKIPDRFAQVKWSSSLHGLPILHDTLATLQCETFKKVDAGDHTIFIGHVLAIDNAQKEPLLYHRRHIGQIPTSFYE, encoded by the coding sequence ATGACGGACAAAGTAACTGCTTTTAAACAGGCTTTAGGTAATTATCCAACAGGTGTCACAGTTGTCACAGCTTACAATGATGTGAATGAACCGATTGGCTTAACGGTCAATTCCTTTGCATCTGTTTCCATAGATCCGCTCCTTATCCTATGGTCATTGGACAAAAAATCCCAACTGCATCCGCTTTTTTGTAATGCGGACAAATTTGCGGTTAATATTTTAGCGAACGATCAAACACAATTATGTACAGTATTTTCAAGTAAAATCCCTGACCGATTTGCGCAAGTCAAATGGTCTTCTTCTTTACATGGTTTGCCGATATTACATGATACTTTAGCTACGCTGCAATGCGAAACATTTAAAAAAGTCGATGCAGGAGACCATACAATTTTCATTGGTCATGTGCTAGCAATTGATAATGCCCAAAAGGAACCTTTGCTCTATCATCGAAGACACATTGGTCAAATCCCAACGAGTTTTTACGAATAA
- a CDS encoding dihydrodipicolinate synthase family protein, translating into MNLEKYKGIIPAFYACYDDLGEISENRTKELCDYLFNKGVKGLYVGGSSGECIYHNLEERKATLKYVAEHVKGKLTLIAHVGAPSTRDSVILAKYAEELGYDAVSAIPPIYFKFSESSVYKYWTEIMDATNMPFIIYNIPQTTGFDLSINLFKKLLENKKVIGVKNSSMPVMDIERFKSTAGEDFIVFNGPDEQYVAGRVIGADSGIGGTYGAMPELFIKAEEFVSNGDIANARKIQHDINDIIVALCSLNGSMYSTIKEILKLNGVTIGSVRGPLEPVSGEDLNKVAGIKAFIDQTIIKYEE; encoded by the coding sequence TTGAATTTAGAAAAATATAAAGGTATCATTCCTGCTTTTTATGCTTGTTATGATGATCTAGGGGAAATATCGGAGAACCGAACAAAAGAACTTTGCGATTATTTATTCAACAAAGGCGTTAAAGGGCTTTATGTTGGTGGAAGTTCAGGGGAATGTATTTATCACAACCTTGAAGAAAGAAAAGCAACACTAAAATATGTAGCAGAACATGTCAAAGGGAAGCTTACGTTAATCGCTCATGTTGGGGCACCATCGACAAGGGATAGTGTAATTTTAGCAAAATATGCTGAGGAATTAGGGTACGATGCGGTCTCTGCCATTCCACCTATTTACTTTAAGTTTTCTGAAAGTTCAGTTTATAAATATTGGACTGAAATTATGGATGCAACGAATATGCCATTTATTATTTACAATATACCTCAAACAACAGGTTTTGATCTTTCGATTAATCTATTTAAGAAATTATTAGAGAATAAGAAAGTGATAGGGGTAAAAAATTCGTCAATGCCAGTTATGGATATTGAAAGATTTAAGTCAACTGCAGGTGAAGATTTTATTGTATTCAATGGACCAGATGAACAATATGTAGCTGGCAGAGTAATCGGTGCAGATAGTGGAATTGGTGGAACATATGGTGCGATGCCGGAACTTTTTATCAAGGCTGAGGAATTTGTATCGAATGGGGATATCGCAAATGCGAGAAAAATTCAGCATGATATTAATGATATTATCGTTGCTTTATGTTCTTTAAATGGCTCCATGTATTCAACAATTAAAGAAATTTTAAAATTAAATGGGGTTACTATTGGCAGTGTAAGAGGCCCATTAGAGCCAGTATCAGGTGAGGATTTAAATAAAGTAGCAGGCATTAAAGCGTTCATCGATCAAACAATAATAAAGTATGAAGAGTAG